The Chryseolinea soli genome contains a region encoding:
- a CDS encoding helix-turn-helix domain-containing protein, which produces MEDPAFLEKINRLVSQTGELLFCLHPVHDETMTVPGQHSLYTIFFLEEGEGMYHADFGVFPFRGPMLLFSTPLQVIYMQECHGLKGTMLQFHGDFYCIEYHKAQVGCNGLLFNNIYIEPSIALTPPEVKGFKKILADMEEEFAAQVPDEMVLRSYLQLFLARSSSAKLHALSTSDPKERDEQMEQFMQLLEKNFLTLHKPNDYANLLAMSPNTFSKRCVRYFKKTPSTLIQERLILEAKKKLHLTRQSIKEIAHALNFEDESYFSRFFKKFTNVSPQTFRDKTGISMMADVAP; this is translated from the coding sequence ATGGAAGATCCTGCATTTTTAGAAAAGATAAACAGGTTGGTATCTCAAACCGGCGAGCTGCTCTTCTGCCTTCACCCGGTTCACGACGAAACCATGACCGTGCCGGGGCAACACTCCCTCTATACCATTTTCTTTCTCGAAGAAGGTGAAGGCATGTACCACGCCGATTTTGGTGTCTTTCCCTTCAGGGGTCCCATGTTGCTGTTCTCCACGCCGCTGCAGGTGATCTACATGCAGGAGTGTCATGGCTTGAAGGGAACGATGCTCCAATTTCACGGTGATTTCTATTGCATCGAATATCACAAAGCCCAGGTGGGTTGCAACGGATTGTTGTTTAACAATATTTACATCGAGCCGTCTATTGCGCTCACGCCACCCGAGGTCAAAGGCTTCAAAAAAATTCTCGCCGACATGGAGGAGGAGTTTGCCGCACAGGTTCCCGATGAAATGGTTTTGCGATCCTATCTGCAACTCTTCCTGGCCAGGTCGAGCAGCGCCAAGCTTCACGCCCTTTCCACAAGCGACCCGAAAGAAAGGGACGAACAAATGGAGCAGTTCATGCAACTGTTGGAAAAAAATTTCCTGACGCTTCACAAGCCGAACGACTATGCCAATTTGCTGGCCATGTCGCCCAACACGTTCAGCAAACGGTGTGTCCGTTATTTTAAAAAAACACCGTCCACCCTCATCCAGGAGCGCCTGATCCTGGAGGCCAAAAAGAAGCTTCACCTGACGCGGCAAAGCATCAAGGAGATCGCCCACGCTTTGAATTTTGAGGATGAATCCTATTTCAGCCGTTTCTTCAAGAAGTTCACCAACGTCTCACCCCAAACCTTCCGCGACAAAACGGGGATTTCCATGATGGCCGATGTCGCCCCGTAG
- a CDS encoding carboxymuconolactone decarboxylase family protein: MKTIAVPSADQVSDESRVLLDQLKKRLGKVPNLYATMGYSSHALKGFLDFEAGLNGGQFSAKEREAIALVVSEVNQCAYCLAAHTGLAILRGFSKAETLDLRRGQASDAKLNAILQLAKSIAENKGHADERVLNNFYEQGYNEAALMELTGLVAVRVYTNYVYALTAIPVDFPAAESLQ, from the coding sequence ATGAAAACCATCGCAGTTCCTTCGGCTGACCAAGTCAGCGACGAATCCCGTGTTCTATTGGATCAATTGAAAAAACGTCTGGGCAAGGTGCCCAACCTGTATGCCACGATGGGCTATTCGTCCCATGCATTAAAAGGATTTCTCGATTTTGAAGCAGGTCTCAACGGAGGGCAGTTCTCGGCAAAGGAAAGAGAAGCCATTGCCCTGGTCGTCTCGGAAGTAAACCAATGTGCCTATTGCCTGGCAGCCCACACCGGCCTCGCCATCCTGAGGGGCTTCTCAAAAGCGGAGACATTAGATCTCCGGCGAGGTCAGGCAAGCGATGCCAAACTGAACGCGATCTTGCAACTGGCAAAGTCCATAGCCGAAAACAAAGGACACGCAGACGAGCGCGTGCTGAACAACTTTTATGAACAGGGCTATAACGAAGCGGCGCTGATGGAGCTGACCGGTCTCGTTGCCGTGAGGGTGTATACAAACTATGTCTATGCACTCACCGCCATCCCCGTTGATTTTCCCGCTGCCGAATCTTTGCAATAA
- a CDS encoding zinc-dependent alcohol dehydrogenase family protein: protein MKKNTLTMHAMVLEKYNDELEFRVMSRPTPGKGQVLVKVMASGLNPLDLKITAGKAAHAKVSLPAILGIDGAGIVEEVGEGVTDFKLFDEVYGMMGGIGGHQGTLAEYIVVDADLLARKPSNLSMKEAAALPLVFITAWEGLVDRAKVRAGQKVLIHGGSGGVGHIAVQIAKAFGAEVFATGSAKGLSYLATLNAEAIDYTTKTPEEYLKQYTDSEGFDIVFDTIGGETLDNSFKSIRPYHGHVVSALGWGTHSIAPLSFRGATYSGIFTLLPLLTGKNRRHHGAILQEATKLIEAGKIKPLVHPEKFSLVDANRAYRVMESRKGLGKVVVGIRESIL, encoded by the coding sequence ATGAAAAAAAACACGCTCACCATGCACGCCATGGTCCTTGAAAAGTACAACGATGAACTTGAATTCCGGGTGATGTCACGCCCCACGCCAGGCAAAGGTCAGGTCCTGGTAAAAGTGATGGCCAGTGGCCTGAACCCACTCGATCTGAAGATCACGGCCGGCAAAGCCGCGCACGCTAAAGTTTCCCTGCCCGCCATCCTCGGAATTGATGGCGCCGGCATTGTTGAAGAAGTGGGAGAGGGTGTCACCGATTTCAAACTCTTCGATGAAGTGTATGGCATGATGGGAGGTATTGGAGGCCACCAGGGAACCCTCGCCGAATACATTGTGGTCGATGCCGACCTGTTGGCGCGCAAGCCAAGCAATCTCTCCATGAAAGAAGCCGCTGCGTTGCCGTTGGTTTTTATCACGGCGTGGGAAGGTTTAGTGGACCGCGCAAAAGTGCGTGCCGGACAAAAGGTTCTCATTCACGGTGGTTCGGGTGGTGTTGGTCACATCGCCGTCCAGATTGCCAAGGCTTTTGGTGCTGAAGTATTCGCGACAGGTTCTGCCAAGGGATTGAGCTACCTCGCCACGTTGAACGCCGAGGCGATCGACTACACCACGAAGACGCCCGAAGAATACTTGAAACAATATACCGACTCCGAAGGATTTGATATCGTCTTCGATACCATCGGTGGTGAAACGCTAGACAATTCATTCAAATCTATCCGGCCCTATCATGGCCACGTGGTGAGCGCGCTGGGTTGGGGTACGCACAGCATTGCTCCGTTGTCTTTCCGGGGTGCGACCTATTCGGGCATTTTTACTTTGCTTCCGCTGCTAACCGGTAAAAACCGGCGGCATCATGGAGCGATCCTTCAGGAGGCAACGAAACTGATCGAAGCGGGAAAAATAAAACCGCTGGTCCATCCGGAGAAGTTTTCGCTGGTGGATGCCAACCGTGCTTATCGTGTCATGGAGAGCAGGAAGGGTTTGGGGAAAGTGGTTGTGGGAATTCGCGAATCCATCTTGTGA
- a CDS encoding AMP-binding protein — MAFAWYKSYPAGIPHEIGAVEHYSMIDYFDHYSLVYNEAIAVDNMGVTMTFADVHRQATYFAAYLQHIGLRKGDHIAIQLPNLLQFPIAYFGAIKAGLVVVPTNPLYTAREMEFQFYDAQVKAVVILSTVAKNLETILPRTGIKHVIVTRMGDRLGVIKGTLVNFVVKYSKKLEPDYAIAGAVRFNDALKIGSRSPYQKPAVHINDLVVLQYTGGTTGTPKGAMLSHRNLLAQAQQMKDWLFPAMKGKGKDVVITALPLYHVYSLMINLLVGYCCGSKNILITNPRDIPKFVQELKKHKFTVISGVNSLYNALLNHPDFASVDFSELRIAGAGAMALQEVVATRWKEVTGNTIIQGYGLSENSGGLCANPVAGPIKNDTVGLPLPSTELGIFDESGQPLPQGETGEICARGPQVMSGYWNHDNDDVFFEGNWFRTGDVGVMDEDGYFRIVDRKKDMIVVSGLKVFPSEVENVIASHPKVLEVGVIGVPDAQCGEAVKVFIVKREPSLTNDEIIAHCRQNLAPYKIPKQIVFVAALPKTAVGKILRRELREVEAV, encoded by the coding sequence ATGGCTTTCGCTTGGTACAAAAGTTATCCGGCCGGTATTCCGCATGAAATCGGCGCCGTCGAGCACTACTCCATGATCGACTACTTCGATCACTACAGCCTGGTCTATAACGAAGCCATTGCCGTCGACAACATGGGCGTCACCATGACCTTTGCCGACGTGCATCGCCAGGCCACCTACTTTGCGGCATACTTGCAACACATCGGGCTGCGCAAAGGAGATCACATCGCCATACAACTGCCCAACCTATTGCAGTTCCCTATTGCATACTTCGGCGCCATCAAAGCGGGATTGGTGGTGGTGCCGACCAATCCTTTGTACACCGCGCGCGAAATGGAATTTCAATTCTACGATGCGCAGGTAAAGGCCGTCGTCATCCTCTCCACGGTAGCCAAAAACCTGGAGACCATTTTGCCGCGCACCGGCATCAAGCATGTTATCGTTACCCGCATGGGCGACAGGCTTGGGGTCATCAAAGGTACGCTCGTCAATTTCGTCGTGAAATATAGCAAGAAACTGGAACCGGACTATGCCATAGCAGGGGCTGTCAGATTCAACGACGCCCTGAAGATCGGCAGTCGCTCACCGTATCAGAAACCGGCCGTTCATATCAACGACCTGGTGGTGTTGCAATATACGGGTGGAACCACCGGCACGCCGAAGGGGGCCATGCTGTCGCACCGAAACCTGTTGGCGCAAGCCCAACAAATGAAGGACTGGCTTTTTCCGGCGATGAAGGGCAAGGGAAAAGACGTGGTCATCACGGCGCTGCCCCTCTATCACGTCTATTCCCTCATGATAAACCTGCTGGTGGGCTATTGCTGTGGAAGTAAAAACATATTGATCACCAATCCGCGCGACATTCCCAAATTCGTGCAGGAGTTGAAAAAACATAAATTCACCGTGATCAGTGGCGTCAACTCGTTGTACAATGCCCTGCTTAATCACCCCGATTTTGCTTCCGTCGATTTTTCCGAGCTGCGCATCGCCGGTGCAGGGGCCATGGCCTTGCAAGAGGTTGTTGCCACGCGATGGAAGGAAGTGACCGGCAATACGATCATTCAGGGGTATGGGCTGAGCGAGAACTCGGGCGGACTGTGCGCCAATCCTGTTGCCGGCCCTATAAAAAATGACACAGTAGGGTTACCGTTGCCAAGCACCGAACTGGGCATATTCGACGAGTCGGGTCAGCCACTTCCCCAGGGCGAAACCGGGGAGATCTGTGCCCGCGGCCCCCAGGTGATGAGCGGTTATTGGAATCACGACAACGACGACGTTTTTTTTGAAGGCAATTGGTTTAGGACGGGCGATGTGGGCGTGATGGACGAGGATGGATACTTCCGGATCGTCGATCGCAAAAAAGACATGATCGTTGTGTCCGGATTAAAAGTTTTCCCCAGCGAAGTCGAAAATGTCATTGCATCGCATCCCAAAGTTCTCGAAGTGGGTGTCATTGGCGTGCCCGATGCGCAATGCGGTGAAGCCGTAAAGGTATTCATCGTGAAACGAGAACCCTCCCTCACCAACGACGAAATCATCGCCCATTGCCGGCAAAACCTCGCCCCCTATAAAATTCCCAAACAAATTGTTTTCGTTGCGGCGCTCCCGAAGACTGCCGTTGGAAAGATCCTGCGGCGCGAACTGCGCGAAGTAGAAGCGGTTTAA
- a CDS encoding LacI family DNA-binding transcriptional regulator, whose translation MIKCNKCGEVDAIAKSGIVRGKQRYHCKRCEYYFTQPSLLTPETHHHRRHQTTIMDIASALQISKSTVSRALQGHSDINENTRKAVLDMAHQLDYQPNLLALGLAKSRSYTIGIIVPEFINSFFPYIIIGAQQVANPAGYHVIICQSNESLETEIANTNVLMASRVDGVVASVTAETKSLDHFQKFQRAGIPLVMFNRICDGLDVSKVLVDDYDGAYRGVEHLIQQGCTRIAHLAGPQNLQVGKQRLRGYLDALRDYNLPVYDELIVYCNLTKSSAQAAARQLLDLPTPPDSIFGVNDPAAIQTILIAKSRGISIPNDLAIVGFSNEPTSALIEPGLTTLAQPLDEIGKTTVQFLLNEIEDDAILPRTEILKTQLIVRASSLRKR comes from the coding sequence ATGATCAAATGCAACAAATGCGGGGAGGTCGATGCCATCGCCAAATCGGGCATCGTGCGGGGAAAACAGCGGTATCATTGCAAGCGGTGTGAGTATTATTTTACACAACCTTCGTTGCTCACCCCGGAAACGCATCATCACCGGCGTCATCAAACCACCATCATGGACATTGCCAGCGCGTTGCAGATCTCCAAATCAACGGTATCGCGCGCCTTGCAAGGACATTCCGACATCAACGAAAACACCCGCAAGGCCGTGCTGGACATGGCCCATCAGCTGGATTATCAACCCAACCTGTTGGCGCTGGGGCTGGCGAAGAGCCGCAGCTACACCATCGGCATCATCGTACCGGAGTTCATCAACAGCTTCTTTCCGTATATCATCATCGGCGCACAACAAGTGGCCAACCCGGCGGGATACCACGTGATCATTTGCCAATCCAACGAATCGCTGGAAACCGAGATCGCCAACACCAATGTGCTCATGGCAAGCCGCGTCGACGGCGTGGTGGCGTCGGTGACGGCGGAGACAAAAAGCCTGGATCATTTTCAAAAATTCCAGCGCGCCGGCATCCCGCTGGTGATGTTCAATCGCATCTGCGACGGATTGGATGTGTCGAAGGTTTTGGTCGATGATTATGACGGGGCCTACCGCGGCGTAGAACACTTGATCCAACAAGGCTGCACGCGCATCGCGCATTTGGCCGGACCTCAAAATCTACAAGTGGGCAAGCAGCGGCTCCGCGGATACCTCGACGCGCTTCGCGATTATAACCTGCCGGTGTACGATGAGTTGATCGTGTACTGCAACCTGACCAAAAGCAGCGCACAAGCCGCAGCCCGGCAATTACTGGACCTCCCTACTCCACCCGACAGCATCTTTGGTGTGAACGACCCGGCGGCCATTCAGACCATTCTCATTGCCAAGAGCAGAGGCATCTCCATACCCAACGACCTGGCGATCGTAGGCTTTAGCAACGAACCTACGTCGGCGCTCATCGAACCGGGGCTCACTACACTGGCTCAGCCGTTGGATGAGATCGGCAAAACCACGGTTCAATTCCTGTTAAATGAAATTGAAGACGACGCCATCCTGCCCCGGACGGAAATCCTGAAGACACAGCTGATCGTGCGCGCTTCTTCTTTGCGGAAACGATAG
- a CDS encoding SusC/RagA family TonB-linked outer membrane protein, which yields MRKSFTTTRVFLLLGCMLYLLGSPSFAFAQGGSVKGKVVSDVGEVLPGVNVLIKGSSRGTTTDADGQYTLGDVTPADVLVFSFIGYKTQELTVGNQTTLDVTLTTDMETLGEVVVVGYGTQRKIETTGSIASVKSSDLVQTPVSNVVQGLQGRVAGVQITQNSGAPGGNVSVRVRGTNSINGTSEPLYVIDGIQVANSGNITDVSPLSTINPNDIESVEVLKDASATAIYGARGSNGVVLITTKRGKSGTTRVSYEGYYGVQQVRKELDMLNAAQFAQLENDVFKSQVYADPAAEGQGVNWQDLIFRTAPIQNHQLSVNGGTDKTQLALSLNYFNQDGIIINSNFKRYSLRLNLDHKISDRVKIGTSIMGSYNINAGIPTGSQTVGDADVVTGSIVGAALGAPPTLRPYRDDGSLYPFGEQRDGRYREVTNPLGLASVKNQTDIRRLMTNIYGEATLLKGLTYRASFNADVQGNLNNYYSPLYIIATKDINANSGSAKKDNRNNLVLLHESILTYTKTLADVHTLKFTGVFATQSVQYNQNTINANGFPNDATTNELLQIANTVSTSSVRTKERLDSYMGRVNYGYKDKYFFDVTARADGSSKFGANHKYGFFPAASAAWRINEEAFMQDADFISDLKLRASFGRTGNAGAIDPYKSLSLQTTSSLTSPGGGDYQFNHGYTKGISPSGIANPDLRWEKSTQLDIGLDVSLFDDRIGFTVDVYKKDTKDLLYEKTLPLSSGYPSIITNLGGIQNKGIELSANARVIDHGDFKWNLSANFTANRNKVTDIDGGVTNERFITTYTILKVGQPLGLFKTYLFDGIYQTGETIIPGSDGRIGGTKVKDYNGDGVISSADQVITGNPNPKFIYGISTNLSYKNFDLSMFVSGSYGNDIYNVSRASFENPLGQRNLLAGAANHWTADNPNNEYASPLQGGRLPITDRFVENGSYLRCKNITLGYRLPAIKGINSARIYVSTNNLFTITKYTGYDPEVNTYAGSNTTIGVDNLVYPAARSVLGGIQVTF from the coding sequence ATGAGAAAAAGCTTTACTACAACGCGTGTTTTCCTGCTGCTGGGATGCATGCTTTATTTGCTGGGCAGCCCGTCGTTTGCGTTTGCGCAAGGCGGATCGGTGAAGGGAAAAGTCGTCTCCGACGTCGGAGAGGTGCTGCCAGGGGTGAACGTGCTGATCAAGGGATCGTCGCGCGGCACAACGACGGATGCGGATGGACAATATACGCTGGGCGACGTGACCCCGGCCGACGTGCTGGTATTCTCTTTCATCGGCTACAAGACACAGGAACTGACCGTGGGGAACCAAACAACGCTCGACGTCACCCTTACGACCGACATGGAAACCCTGGGGGAAGTTGTGGTAGTGGGTTATGGTACCCAGCGCAAGATTGAGACCACGGGCTCCATCGCTTCCGTGAAATCCTCCGACCTCGTACAAACACCGGTGTCCAACGTAGTCCAAGGTCTCCAGGGAAGGGTGGCCGGTGTACAGATCACGCAAAACTCCGGCGCCCCGGGTGGTAACGTCAGTGTTCGCGTTCGCGGAACGAACTCCATCAATGGAACATCGGAACCTCTGTACGTCATCGACGGTATCCAGGTCGCCAACAGCGGCAACATCACCGACGTGAGCCCGCTCTCCACCATCAACCCCAACGACATCGAATCGGTGGAAGTGTTGAAAGATGCCTCCGCTACCGCCATCTATGGTGCACGGGGCTCCAACGGGGTAGTGCTCATCACGACCAAGCGCGGTAAAAGCGGAACCACCCGCGTTTCGTATGAAGGCTATTATGGCGTGCAGCAAGTGCGCAAGGAACTCGACATGCTCAACGCTGCGCAATTTGCACAACTGGAAAACGACGTTTTTAAATCACAAGTATATGCCGATCCCGCAGCCGAGGGACAGGGTGTGAACTGGCAGGACCTCATCTTCCGCACAGCGCCCATCCAAAACCATCAGTTGTCCGTGAACGGCGGAACCGATAAGACCCAACTGGCTTTGTCGCTGAACTATTTCAACCAGGACGGGATCATCATCAATTCCAATTTCAAACGCTACTCGCTGCGGCTGAACCTCGATCACAAGATCAGCGACCGAGTGAAGATCGGCACGAGCATCATGGGCAGCTACAACATCAACGCGGGCATTCCCACGGGATCGCAAACCGTGGGCGATGCCGATGTCGTAACGGGTAGCATCGTGGGTGCTGCGCTGGGTGCGCCTCCCACCTTGCGGCCCTATCGCGATGACGGCTCCCTCTATCCGTTCGGCGAACAACGCGACGGCCGCTATCGCGAAGTGACCAACCCCTTGGGATTGGCGTCGGTCAAAAATCAAACGGATATCCGCCGGTTGATGACCAATATATATGGAGAAGCCACCCTGTTGAAAGGCCTGACCTATCGCGCTTCGTTCAATGCCGATGTACAGGGGAACCTGAACAATTACTACTCGCCGCTATACATCATTGCTACAAAAGACATCAATGCCAATTCGGGCTCGGCGAAAAAGGACAATCGCAATAACCTCGTGCTCTTGCATGAAAGCATCCTCACCTACACGAAGACGTTGGCCGATGTTCACACGCTGAAATTCACCGGTGTGTTTGCTACCCAGTCGGTGCAGTACAACCAGAACACCATCAACGCCAACGGCTTCCCGAACGATGCTACTACAAACGAATTGCTGCAGATCGCAAACACGGTGTCGACCAGCAGCGTGCGCACCAAGGAGCGGCTGGATTCGTATATGGGTCGCGTGAACTACGGTTATAAGGACAAATATTTCTTCGATGTTACGGCACGTGCCGACGGCTCGTCCAAGTTTGGTGCAAACCACAAGTATGGTTTCTTTCCTGCGGCCTCTGCGGCATGGCGCATCAACGAGGAAGCCTTCATGCAAGACGCAGACTTCATCAGCGATCTGAAACTTCGGGCCAGCTTTGGTCGTACGGGGAATGCCGGGGCGATCGATCCCTACAAATCCCTTTCGCTGCAAACTACTTCGAGTCTGACTTCTCCCGGCGGCGGCGACTATCAGTTCAATCACGGGTATACAAAAGGCATCAGCCCGTCGGGCATTGCCAACCCCGATCTTCGTTGGGAAAAATCCACGCAGCTCGACATCGGTTTGGATGTGAGCTTGTTTGACGATCGCATCGGCTTTACGGTGGATGTCTATAAGAAAGACACCAAAGATCTCTTGTATGAAAAAACCTTACCCCTGTCATCCGGCTATCCGTCGATCATCACCAACCTGGGTGGGATCCAGAACAAGGGGATCGAATTATCGGCCAACGCGCGGGTGATCGATCACGGCGATTTCAAATGGAACCTTAGCGCCAACTTCACGGCCAACCGTAATAAAGTGACCGACATCGACGGCGGGGTGACCAACGAACGGTTCATCACAACCTATACCATCCTGAAAGTTGGCCAGCCGTTGGGTCTCTTCAAGACCTATCTGTTCGACGGCATCTATCAAACCGGTGAAACGATCATCCCGGGTTCGGATGGACGCATCGGCGGAACAAAAGTGAAGGACTACAATGGCGACGGTGTGATCAGTTCGGCCGACCAGGTGATCACGGGCAACCCCAACCCTAAATTTATCTACGGTATCTCGACAAATCTTTCCTACAAGAACTTTGATCTCAGCATGTTCGTCTCCGGATCGTATGGCAACGACATCTACAACGTGAGCCGCGCCTCCTTCGAAAATCCGCTGGGGCAAAGAAACTTGCTGGCCGGCGCGGCCAATCACTGGACAGCCGACAATCCCAACAACGAATATGCAAGCCCCCTCCAGGGCGGACGCCTTCCCATCACCGACCGCTTTGTGGAAAATGGCTCTTACCTGCGTTGCAAGAACATCACGCTGGGCTATCGCTTGCCCGCCATCAAAGGCATCAACAGCGCGCGGATCTATGTGAGCACGAACAATTTGTTCACCATCACGAAGTACACCGGCTATGATCCCGAGGTGAACACTTACGCCGGATCGAACACCACCATTGGTGTGGACAACCTCGTGTATCCCGCGGCCCGTTCGGTACTCGGCGGCATTCAAGTAACTTTTTAA
- a CDS encoding RagB/SusD family nutrient uptake outer membrane protein encodes MKRITTYFTPVCLTLLMLASCQLDEQVYSSIYTANFYKTGADAQAAITAAYDPIADMYSGPAAVLVPDFSADQTYPRAAVSRNALTLFTYDVNYTAQRTAGRLFESPQQIWISCYDGIEKANWVIEKVPGASMDAARKKEIIGEAFFLRAFYHWMATKNFGEVIIKIKPSDVQANAYVPKSAIADVYKQIYQDLDSAVVKLPTHTASLVKGRASKEAALALYAKAALYNQDWATSLSKAQAVMTNAYLMLMPNVLDIYDVTKEDVARVENIFAFESESNASVSGSTSARSHQMVGLCGPPGSNGPAYGLTTFGSFFAYQSFFNSFDPTDKRRALLDTTYIDKTGKTVPQKSITPITKNGVLVKKYMDPFSTTGNTNNIPIFRMADVYLIAAEAEAHLNGPTTAAYDYADAVRHRAGLGDLTAGLSQQAFIDAVLQERSWEFFAEGDRWYDLTRTDKFMTVIPLAVSDYYPVRTPQPKNKYFPIPQDELNANTLLTQNDPWK; translated from the coding sequence ATGAAACGCATAACGACATATTTTACTCCCGTTTGCCTGACGCTGCTGATGCTGGCATCGTGCCAGCTGGATGAGCAGGTATACTCCTCCATCTACACCGCAAACTTCTACAAGACCGGCGCCGACGCGCAGGCCGCGATCACGGCCGCATACGACCCCATCGCCGACATGTACAGCGGCCCTGCGGCCGTGTTGGTGCCTGACTTCAGTGCCGATCAAACGTATCCGCGCGCAGCTGTATCGCGCAATGCGCTGACGTTATTTACCTACGACGTCAATTACACGGCGCAACGCACGGCAGGCCGACTTTTTGAATCGCCACAACAGATCTGGATCTCTTGCTATGACGGCATCGAAAAAGCAAATTGGGTGATCGAGAAGGTGCCCGGTGCGAGCATGGATGCCGCCCGCAAGAAGGAGATCATTGGCGAAGCTTTTTTTCTGCGCGCGTTCTATCATTGGATGGCCACAAAAAATTTCGGCGAAGTGATCATCAAAATAAAACCCAGCGACGTGCAGGCAAATGCTTATGTGCCAAAGAGCGCCATCGCCGACGTGTACAAGCAGATCTATCAGGACCTCGACTCGGCGGTTGTCAAGTTGCCTACGCACACGGCTTCCCTGGTGAAAGGTCGCGCTTCAAAAGAAGCTGCGCTGGCACTGTATGCGAAAGCAGCACTCTATAATCAAGATTGGGCCACCTCGTTGTCGAAAGCCCAGGCCGTGATGACCAATGCCTATCTGATGCTGATGCCCAATGTGCTGGATATCTACGATGTAACAAAAGAAGATGTGGCACGCGTGGAAAATATCTTTGCCTTTGAATCCGAGTCCAACGCTTCGGTTTCCGGCTCCACGTCGGCGAGAAGTCACCAGATGGTGGGTCTTTGTGGCCCTCCCGGCAGCAACGGCCCGGCCTATGGACTCACCACCTTCGGATCTTTCTTCGCCTATCAGTCGTTCTTCAATTCTTTTGACCCGACCGATAAACGCCGCGCCTTACTGGATACGACCTACATTGACAAAACGGGCAAGACTGTTCCGCAGAAAAGCATCACGCCCATTACCAAGAACGGCGTGTTGGTGAAAAAATATATGGATCCCTTTTCGACCACGGGCAATACCAACAACATACCGATCTTTCGCATGGCCGATGTGTACCTCATCGCCGCTGAAGCGGAAGCGCACCTCAACGGACCAACGACAGCAGCCTATGACTATGCCGACGCTGTTCGTCATCGTGCGGGCCTGGGTGATCTGACGGCCGGATTAAGTCAACAGGCTTTCATCGATGCCGTGTTGCAGGAACGTTCATGGGAGTTCTTCGCTGAAGGCGATCGCTGGTATGACCTTACGCGCACGGATAAATTCATGACGGTGATCCCTTTAGCGGTGAGCGACTACTATCCCGTGCGCACACCACAGCCGAAGAATAAATATTTTCCCATCCCTCAGGATGAGCTCAATGCAAACACCCTGTTGACACAAAACGATCCCTGGAAATAA
- a CDS encoding sialate O-acetylesterase — protein MMIWVEGGSANRGAFRFNRVASLFACCLFVSTLLMNAKTFAQEKTLWLIAGQSNAVGQGDSTLSPKCENDTAWEYAFTSDALRPLADPAGVKELNFERANNGSLAPAFASRMVARQPSSSVVIVSAARGGASCHQKAELNNYGTWDTRGNLMLFEDAITKVKAAEKKTAVTLSGILWLQGERDANAINDGKLTPLEYEAALTTLIARFRKALGKDVPFYIVQTGYFKDHPHEGFDAVRRAQQNVADKDKFTNVIYTETNRFEAKGWMKDQIHYNQIGLNHIGAAVADALSNFK, from the coding sequence ATGATGATTTGGGTAGAGGGTGGCAGCGCGAACAGAGGAGCTTTCCGGTTTAACCGGGTTGCTTCACTGTTCGCCTGTTGCCTTTTTGTGAGCACACTGCTGATGAATGCAAAAACGTTTGCGCAGGAAAAAACACTCTGGCTCATTGCGGGTCAGAGCAACGCCGTAGGGCAGGGCGACAGCACCCTGTCGCCGAAATGTGAAAATGACACGGCGTGGGAATATGCGTTCACCTCTGATGCACTACGTCCACTCGCCGATCCTGCAGGAGTGAAAGAACTGAATTTTGAGCGGGCCAACAACGGAAGCCTTGCACCTGCCTTTGCATCGAGGATGGTGGCACGACAGCCGTCTTCGTCTGTTGTCATTGTTTCGGCAGCGCGGGGAGGAGCGTCCTGTCATCAAAAGGCGGAGTTGAACAACTATGGAACGTGGGATACCCGCGGCAACCTGATGTTGTTCGAGGATGCAATAACAAAAGTGAAGGCTGCCGAAAAGAAGACGGCCGTCACGCTCTCGGGAATACTTTGGCTGCAAGGCGAACGCGATGCCAATGCCATCAACGATGGGAAACTGACGCCGCTGGAATATGAAGCAGCGTTGACGACCTTGATCGCGCGATTCCGGAAAGCCCTGGGAAAGGATGTCCCTTTCTACATTGTTCAAACGGGTTACTTCAAAGATCACCCCCACGAAGGCTTTGATGCCGTACGCCGCGCACAACAGAATGTTGCCGACAAAGACAAATTCACAAACGTGATCTACACGGAAACGAATCGGTTTGAGGCGAAGGGTTGGATGAAGGACCAAATTCACTATAATCAAATCGGCTTAAACCACATTGGCGCGGCAGTGGCCGACGCCCTTTCAAACTTTAAATGA